A stretch of Colletotrichum lupini chromosome 2, complete sequence DNA encodes these proteins:
- a CDS encoding major facilitator superfamily transporter: protein MIFGSLAFAARHERTAEERKLVRRLDIFLMTFGCISQVIKYLDQTNISNAYVSGMKEDLNLYGNELNYFTTYFNVAYCIMLIPSQIILTYVRPSYWLSGLEVLWGIITGMIALTKNAQQVYALRVLLGLCESSAWPGMMTLLMHWYTPSELAKRMGFYHSCQAVGSMMSGALQVAIRSSMHGLHGMAGWRWLFVVNAIMTVCVGAAGFFLLPDTPNNPNPRAFWFKKGHAELAMERLERHGKAEPKKMTWAAARRAFKSWVIYFVPVLYIATVLLSYGNNYFSLFLKALKNPDGTPRWSTSEVNAIPIGGSAINVVFVWIWAILSDLFMTRWTLIVVQAAIGIACCIAMSVWSSHPTTTPLATAYASNFILFTAMGTAPLIFAWLADILPHDPEARTLIVGVAIAGYYAISAWSQVLVWPATQAPYYKYAWQSAIAIGVLVIIMTCVLRYIDAKHLEPKREHFRATVIEAAEAGDRDAADSIARDSVDRKVKSAAIVPEV from the exons ATGATTTTTGGCAGCCTTGCCTTCGCGGCTCGCCATGAGCGAACGGCAGAGGAGAGGAAGCTGGTTAGGAGACTGGACATATTCTTGATGACTTTTGGTTGCATTTCGCAGG TCATCAAAT ACCTTGACCAGACGAACATCAGCAACGCATACGTCTCTGGCATGAAAGAGGACCTCAACCTTTACGGCAACGAGCTCAACTA CTTCACAACGTACTTCAACGTCGCCTACTGCATCATGCTCATCCCCTCCCAAATCATACTAACTTACGTACGACCGAGTTACTGGCTCTCTGGCCTCGAGGTTCTATGGGGTATCATCACAGGCATGATCGCCCTCACCAAGAACGCGCAACAAGTCTACGCGCTCCGCGTCCTGCTCGGACTCTGCGAGAGCAGTGCCTGGCCCGGCATGATGACGCTGCTGATGCACTGGTACACCCCGTCCGAATTGGCCAAGCGAATGGGATTCTACCACTCGTGTCAGGCGGTGGGCTCCATGATGTCGGGCGCGCTGCAAGTTGCCATTAGAAGCTCCATGCATGGGCTACACGGTATGGCCGGCTGGCGCTGGCTTTTCGTTGTGAATGCCATCATGACCGTGTGCGTCGGCGCTGCGGGCTTCTTCCTTCTTCCCGACACACCTAACAACCCCAACCCCCGCGCGTTCTGGTTTAAGAAGGGACACGCCGAGCTTGCTATGGAACGATTGGAGCGCCATGGTAAAGCAGAGCCCAAGAAGATGACATGGGCCGCTGCCAG GCGTGCATTCAAGAGTTGGGTAATCTACTTTGTACCCGTCCTGTACATTGCGACTGTCCTCTTGTCGTATGGCAACAACTATTTCAGCCTGTTCCTGAAGGCTTTGAAGAATCCGGATGGGACCCCCAGGTGGTCGACGTCCGAGGTGAACGCCATTCCCATTGGTGGAAGTGCGATCAACGTGGTGTTCG TCTGGATCTGGGCAATCTTGTCGGACTTGTTCATGACACGATGGACTCTCATCGTTGTTCAGG CTGCAATTGGCATTGCATGCTGTATCGCGATGAGCGTCTGGTCCTCACACCCAACCACAACACCGCTAGCCACGGCATACGCGTCCAACTTCATCCTCTTCACGGCAATGGGCACCGCGCCTCTCATCTTCGCATGGCTGGCCGACATTCTACCCCATGACCCCGAGGCGCGGACTCTCATCGTCGGAGTTGCCATTGCGGGATACTACGCCATCTCCGCCTGGTCGCAGGTTCTGGTATGGCCGGCCACTCAGGCACCGTACT ACAAGTACGCATGGCAGTCAGCTATTGCCATCGGCGTTCTCGTCATTATCATGACATGTGTGCTTCGTTACATTGATGCAAAGCATCTCGA GCCCAAGAGAGAGCATTTCAGAGCCACTGTTATTGAGGCCGCCGAGGCGGGTGATAGGGACGCAGCGGATTCGATCGCTCGCGATTCCGTCGACCGGAAAGTGAAGTCGGCTGCTATTGTGCCGGAAGTCTGA